A window of Aliarcobacter trophiarum LMG 25534 contains these coding sequences:
- a CDS encoding FAD-dependent oxidoreductase, whose amino-acid sequence MKKFDYIIIGSGIVGCSLAYFLKKHSNSVLLIDKNSDVCLGASGAAGAFLSPLLGIDNSFKDLVNKALKFSTSFYNNNFPKSFVQAGTIRIPKNKIDKEKFESYIPYMSFPFEEKEGGYYFTVGSTIKPEDICKELSFDIEKLFNYDVKSIKESENSWILNDEIKARKLFLCTGANLSLINEEYFKLRAVWGQKIDILSSTEIFNNYHKECSISKSIEENGKYKISIGATHNRFEDDMSDSSFNLELKDINYIKHNEKTLEIIQNDTKKLLERANDILTLKEIELINVKIGARASSVDYFPMVGALINSKKSFEVYPHIKKGAFIKDEQLILYKNLYTLNGVGGRGFVLAPYLAKVLSEFIINGSEIEKDVLNFRLFKRWARKEGKSL is encoded by the coding sequence ATGAAAAAATTTGATTATATAATTATTGGAAGTGGTATAGTTGGCTGTTCTTTGGCATATTTTTTAAAAAAACATTCAAATAGTGTTTTATTAATAGATAAAAATAGTGATGTTTGTTTGGGAGCTAGTGGTGCAGCTGGTGCTTTTTTATCTCCACTTTTGGGTATAGATAATAGTTTTAAAGATTTAGTAAATAAAGCTTTAAAATTTTCAACAAGTTTTTATAATAATAATTTTCCAAAATCCTTTGTACAAGCAGGAACAATACGAATTCCAAAGAATAAAATAGATAAAGAGAAATTTGAAAGTTACATACCTTATATGAGCTTCCCTTTTGAAGAGAAAGAGGGCGGATACTATTTTACTGTTGGAAGTACAATTAAGCCAGAAGATATCTGCAAAGAGCTTAGCTTTGATATTGAAAAGCTATTTAATTATGATGTTAAATCTATAAAAGAGAGTGAAAATAGTTGGATTTTAAATGATGAAATAAAAGCTAGAAAGCTTTTTTTGTGTACAGGTGCAAATCTCTCTTTAATAAATGAGGAATATTTCAAATTAAGAGCTGTTTGGGGACAAAAGATAGATATTTTAAGCTCTACAGAGATATTTAATAATTATCATAAAGAGTGTTCAATTTCAAAAAGTATAGAAGAAAATGGAAAATATAAAATCTCAATAGGAGCAACACATAATAGATTTGAAGATGATATGAGTGATAGTTCTTTTAATTTAGAGTTAAAAGATATAAATTATATAAAGCACAATGAAAAAACTTTAGAGATAATACAAAATGATACAAAAAAACTTTTAGAAAGAGCAAATGATATTTTAACACTTAAAGAGATAGAGCTAATTAATGTAAAAATAGGTGCTAGAGCTTCAAGTGTTGATTATTTTCCAATGGTTGGAGCATTAATAAATAGTAAAAAGAGTTTTGAAGTATATCCACATATTAAAAAAGGAGCTTTTATAAAAGATGAACAGTTAATTTTGTATAAAAATTTATATACATTAAATGGTGTTGGTGGAAGAGGTTTTGTTTTGGCTCCATATTTGGCTAAAGTTTTATCTGAATTTATAATAAATGGTTCTGAGATAGAAAAAGATGTTTTAAATTTTAGGTTATTTAAAAGATGGGCAAGAAAAGAGGGGAAAAGCTTATGA
- a CDS encoding response regulator, which yields MKILVTDDSKMARKMVIKTLQDAINNINYEVLEAQNGEESLNLYKEHKPNIVFMDLTMPVMDGFEALKRIKEFDNSAKVIVISADIQKQAMDRVRELGALNFVKKPIDLKKMQQILVNLIS from the coding sequence ATGAAAATTTTAGTAACAGATGATTCTAAAATGGCTAGGAAAATGGTGATAAAAACGCTTCAAGATGCAATAAATAATATAAATTATGAAGTTTTAGAAGCTCAAAATGGAGAAGAGAGTTTAAATTTATATAAAGAGCATAAGCCAAATATTGTTTTTATGGATCTAACAATGCCTGTAATGGATGGTTTTGAAGCATTAAAAAGGATAAAAGAGTTTGATAATAGTGCCAAAGTTATTGTAATTTCTGCTGATATTCAAAAACAGGCTATGGATAGAGTAAGAGAGCTTGGAGCTTTAAACTTTGTAAAAAAACCTATTGATTTAAAAAAAATGCAACAAATTCTAGTTAATTTAATCTCTTAA
- a CDS encoding chemotaxis protein CheC, translated as MCNIELTEDEKDCLQELMNVAYGSATAAITEIFDAFAKLSIPTIKIIDALYLKDYLSHELNFKEEHFVASQQINGPLNGENMFIINKKSAANMSIKFGFSDDEISNEDICDITLEITNILSSSTISKLAEDIKTNVSFSAPTIKTISSINQLNNLFISNYKKVIIISTKLEFDDLNIHAELFILTTDNSILFIKEKLNKILDEL; from the coding sequence ATGTGCAATATAGAACTAACAGAAGATGAAAAAGATTGCCTTCAAGAGTTAATGAATGTAGCTTATGGAAGTGCTACTGCTGCTATTACTGAAATATTCGATGCTTTTGCAAAACTTAGTATTCCAACTATTAAAATAATAGATGCTTTGTATTTAAAAGATTATTTATCACATGAGTTAAATTTTAAAGAGGAACACTTTGTAGCATCTCAACAGATAAATGGACCTTTAAATGGTGAAAATATGTTTATTATAAACAAAAAATCTGCTGCTAATATGTCTATTAAATTTGGATTTAGCGATGATGAGATTTCAAATGAGGATATTTGTGATATTACTTTAGAAATTACAAATATCTTATCATCTTCAACCATTAGTAAATTAGCAGAAGATATAAAAACAAATGTATCTTTTTCTGCACCTACAATTAAAACTATAAGCTCAATAAATCAATTAAATAATCTATTTATAAGCAACTACAAAAAAGTCATTATAATCTCTACAAAACTAGAGTTTGATGACTTAAATATTCATGCTGAGCTATTTATTTTAACAACAGATAACTCTATTTTGTTTATAAAAGAGAAATTAAACAAAATACTGGATGAGCTATGA